A stretch of the Candidatus Neomarinimicrobiota bacterium genome encodes the following:
- a CDS encoding sigma 54-interacting transcriptional regulator translates to MHRRGDRVDKSIEKASEILDSLSEGVITIDKKFVITFINSAAESLIGTTRQDAIGKSCKSVCRSELCEADCPITQVIKSGKSIYNFNSRMIAKNKKIIPVVLNAVVLRNNRNEPKAGVLSFHPASRPESLKSVAIPHSFCGIVGKSKAMLDIFQLIRELSRSDASVFIQGETGTGKELIANAVHEHSRRAANAYVKVNCAVIPPQLLASELFGHTKGAFTDAKNDRVGRFELADKGTIFLDEVAEMPTNMQTQLLRILQNGSFERLGDSKTRKVDVRVIAATNMDIQTAIADAQFRNDLFFRLNIIPIHIPPLRERKEDLPFLFEHFIQVFNQRYNRQIEEIDTDALDILLQYDWPGNIREVENVIEYAFIRSKKNHSICICGLPPSLRSHIVCNEERASTGIASMKSEQLVALLDQNNWNQSKVADILGVHRSTVWRKLKSIQS, encoded by the coding sequence ATGCACAGGAGGGGAGACAGAGTGGATAAATCCATAGAAAAAGCTTCAGAGATTCTTGACTCTTTAAGTGAGGGAGTCATTACAATTGATAAGAAGTTCGTGATTACCTTTATCAATAGTGCTGCTGAATCATTAATTGGCACCACACGTCAAGATGCTATTGGCAAGAGCTGCAAGAGCGTATGCCGATCTGAGCTGTGCGAGGCAGACTGTCCCATCACACAAGTAATCAAGTCTGGCAAGAGTATTTACAATTTCAATTCGAGAATGATCGCAAAGAATAAGAAGATTATTCCTGTAGTACTCAATGCGGTTGTATTAAGAAACAATCGAAATGAGCCCAAGGCAGGTGTCCTTTCATTTCACCCAGCATCAAGACCCGAAAGCTTGAAAAGTGTTGCCATCCCCCATAGTTTTTGTGGTATTGTCGGCAAAAGCAAAGCTATGTTGGATATCTTTCAATTGATACGAGAGTTATCAAGATCCGATGCTAGCGTTTTTATTCAAGGTGAGACTGGTACAGGAAAAGAGCTCATTGCCAACGCTGTGCATGAGCATAGCCGAAGAGCTGCAAATGCCTATGTGAAGGTGAACTGTGCGGTGATTCCTCCGCAATTATTAGCCAGTGAGTTGTTTGGGCATACTAAAGGGGCTTTTACAGATGCAAAAAACGATAGGGTGGGTCGATTTGAGTTGGCTGATAAGGGCACGATCTTTCTAGATGAAGTTGCCGAGATGCCAACGAATATGCAAACACAATTATTGCGAATACTCCAAAATGGTTCTTTTGAGAGATTGGGTGATTCTAAAACGAGAAAGGTGGATGTCCGGGTAATTGCTGCTACAAATATGGATATTCAAACAGCAATTGCTGACGCCCAATTTCGAAATGATCTTTTTTTCCGATTAAATATTATCCCTATTCATATTCCACCTCTGAGAGAGCGGAAAGAGGATCTACCCTTTTTGTTTGAACACTTCATCCAAGTATTCAATCAAAGATATAACAGACAGATTGAAGAAATAGATACTGATGCGCTAGATATTCTTTTGCAATATGATTGGCCTGGTAATATCCGAGAGGTTGAGAATGTTATAGAATATGCCTTCATCAGATCAAAAAAGAATCACTCGATTTGTATCTGTGGCTTGCCACCGTCCTTAAGATCTCACATTGTTTGTAATGAGGAGCGTGCGTCTACAGGAATAGCATCCATGAAGTCAGAACAATTAGTAGCCCTGTTAGATCAAAACAATTGGAATCAAAGCAAAGTAGCAGACATTTTAGGTGTTCATCGATCGACCGTTTGGCGAAAATTGAAATCAATTCAGAGCTAA
- a CDS encoding DUF1565 domain-containing protein, whose protein sequence is MNLKMALMVLSMGILLLSSCYEFESIDQPETAAPNSTFEVDVSIVFPSLEDSSYHESHYSILLPSDWISEDSLLFSGTLNGVYHFSPEFSDTMEIQEPAPAGYTWWTYMASETVDTSASEGGTFSFTQSVQTGATTGLFFIDYYLEFPSSNEAANRESKDNPIWIGTDISPIAADIYVNPSGDDDNSGLTVDDPLKTISAALFLIDADSLNKRSIYLADGEYKSSYNGEHFPLYLRDGVSLIGESQSGVVLDAEDQNLVLFLDSVKVDTIRQMTLSGGTCCQFFEEIYHGGYPQFIHYGGGAIYADNSQVHLENMRISDNSNTSGGGVEAYNSSLSMKNVDVVNNTAEENGGGLMLGWQGHARLESVRFADNTANGSGGAVNMYRSYASLADITITENHAAQGGGLYMGYGATADFDTTDRSNIFFNEALEGREIGGTWMDNQLIVVDTFTVMQPTDYHVSQLWKFSFNILNAKVQQVDQDLYVSPQGSNANGGTTSADPLRNISYANSLILPNHTIFLSNGSYSPSITGESFPISLTKDMALVGESEAGVILDAEGQAAGVVSLYRENSTISNLTITGGGCGVIAHLGSNQYLNNVTITGNSNHGIRVESASNITLENVTITENTAVFGAGIASTGTLNMQNVLIARNTATGDSEGAQGGGALTVWNCASTEINHATIVENTAPYGGGILNYGTLLLTNSILRNNSPDQYHASGGNIAADFSYSNIQNGDGDIVGNNSTVNWLAGNINQNPKFCDPWESVYTLAENSPCVGSAQDESDMGAFGVGCTAPVGVEDGLELPDKCALKQNYPNPFNPTTTIQYSLPEAGSVKLIIFDILGQEITTLEQSEKPPGNYAVQWNGLDQAGNHVSTGVYFARMEAGDFSQTIKMLMIK, encoded by the coding sequence ATGAATTTAAAAATGGCTTTAATGGTTTTATCAATGGGGATCCTGCTTCTATCAAGTTGCTATGAATTTGAATCAATCGATCAACCAGAAACAGCAGCACCTAATAGCACTTTTGAGGTCGATGTCTCCATTGTGTTCCCAAGTTTGGAAGATAGTTCATATCATGAATCTCATTACAGTATCCTGCTCCCCTCCGATTGGATATCTGAGGATTCATTGCTCTTTTCGGGAACACTGAATGGCGTTTATCATTTTTCACCCGAGTTCTCCGATACAATGGAGATTCAGGAACCAGCTCCTGCTGGCTATACCTGGTGGACCTATATGGCCAGTGAGACCGTTGACACATCAGCTTCTGAGGGTGGGACATTTTCATTCACCCAATCCGTCCAGACCGGAGCAACAACAGGACTGTTTTTCATAGACTACTACTTGGAATTTCCCAGTTCAAACGAAGCCGCTAACCGTGAAAGTAAGGATAATCCTATATGGATCGGGACCGACATCAGTCCCATTGCAGCAGATATCTATGTCAACCCCAGTGGAGATGATGATAACTCTGGTTTAACCGTAGATGATCCATTAAAAACGATATCAGCGGCCTTGTTTCTCATCGATGCAGATAGCTTGAACAAGCGCAGTATTTATCTCGCTGACGGTGAATATAAAAGCAGTTACAATGGTGAGCATTTTCCACTCTACCTCCGTGATGGTGTTTCATTAATTGGTGAGTCTCAATCCGGTGTCGTTCTTGATGCTGAGGATCAGAACCTCGTACTCTTTCTGGATAGCGTCAAGGTTGATACAATTAGACAGATGACGCTTTCAGGAGGCACATGCTGTCAATTTTTCGAGGAGATATATCATGGTGGCTATCCGCAATTTATCCACTATGGGGGTGGGGCGATCTATGCCGACAATTCCCAGGTCCATCTTGAGAATATGAGAATAAGTGACAATTCAAATACGAGTGGTGGAGGTGTTGAAGCTTACAATTCGAGTCTCTCTATGAAGAATGTTGATGTTGTTAACAATACGGCAGAAGAAAATGGTGGGGGTCTCATGCTTGGGTGGCAGGGGCATGCCCGGCTTGAGTCTGTTCGCTTTGCAGACAATACAGCAAATGGTTCTGGTGGTGCTGTAAATATGTATCGATCATATGCATCGTTGGCAGATATTACTATCACCGAGAACCATGCCGCACAAGGTGGAGGACTGTATATGGGTTACGGCGCAACAGCTGATTTTGACACAACTGACCGTTCCAATATATTTTTCAATGAAGCATTGGAGGGAAGGGAAATTGGAGGAACCTGGATGGACAACCAGCTGATAGTTGTGGATACTTTTACGGTCATGCAGCCTACTGATTACCATGTATCTCAACTTTGGAAGTTCTCATTTAATATCCTGAATGCAAAAGTCCAACAAGTAGATCAAGATCTGTATGTTAGTCCTCAAGGTTCAAATGCCAATGGCGGAACCACTTCAGCTGACCCCTTGAGAAATATCAGTTATGCCAATTCATTGATTCTACCGAATCATACGATTTTCCTCTCAAATGGTAGCTATAGCCCGTCAATCACTGGAGAGTCATTCCCAATTTCACTGACAAAAGATATGGCCTTGGTGGGTGAATCAGAAGCCGGGGTCATACTGGATGCGGAAGGCCAGGCGGCAGGAGTCGTATCTCTATATCGTGAGAATTCTACAATTAGTAACCTGACCATTACAGGGGGTGGGTGTGGGGTTATCGCTCATTTGGGTTCAAATCAATATTTGAATAATGTCACCATAACAGGTAATTCAAATCATGGTATCCGTGTCGAATCTGCTTCCAATATCACCCTTGAAAATGTAACAATAACCGAGAATACTGCTGTTTTTGGTGCCGGTATAGCAAGTACTGGAACACTTAACATGCAAAATGTTTTGATTGCTCGGAATACTGCTACAGGGGATTCTGAAGGTGCTCAAGGGGGTGGCGCTTTAACGGTTTGGAATTGTGCGAGTACAGAAATAAATCATGCTACTATCGTTGAGAATACTGCACCATATGGGGGCGGTATCTTAAACTATGGAACCCTTTTACTGACTAATTCCATCCTGAGAAACAATTCTCCAGATCAGTATCATGCATCTGGTGGCAATATAGCTGCAGATTTTTCTTACTCTAATATCCAGAATGGGGATGGAGATATTGTTGGGAATAATAGTACTGTAAACTGGTTGGCAGGCAATATTAATCAGAATCCGAAATTCTGCGATCCCTGGGAATCAGTGTACACGCTTGCTGAAAATTCACCCTGTGTTGGAAGTGCTCAGGATGAAAGCGACATGGGTGCGTTTGGCGTGGGATGTACTGCACCCGTGGGGGTAGAGGATGGGCTTGAGTTACCAGATAAGTGTGCTTTGAAACAAAATTACCCCAACCCCTTCAACCCCACCACAACTATTCAGTACAGCCTGCCTGAGGCAGGCTCTGTGAAACTGATCATCTTCGATATTCTGGGCCAAGAAATCACAACACTTGAGCAATCTGAAAAACCTCCAGGCAACTATGCAGTGCAGTGGAATGGTTTGGATCAAGCAGGCAATCATGTGAGTACGGGGGTTTATTTCGCTCGCATGGAGGCCGGCGACTTCTCGCAGACAATCAAGATGTTGATGATAAAATGA
- a CDS encoding prepilin-type N-terminal cleavage/methylation domain-containing protein translates to MTRSSYINNDRGFSLLELMVVIVIVAVLAAIAVPIYGNSVQKAKQAEADVALGSIRSQLRIYYAEFGSYPDGLGVSVIEADWGYFQPGELTGAYFSDDSYTYSLITGNLYMIRCAGGSVLDHDRTLNQDGTFGETTRSGSSWIDNILAWLGW, encoded by the coding sequence ATGACTCGATCAAGCTATATCAATAATGACCGCGGATTTTCACTACTAGAATTGATGGTGGTTATTGTGATCGTTGCAGTTCTGGCGGCAATTGCCGTGCCTATTTATGGCAATAGCGTTCAAAAAGCCAAGCAGGCTGAAGCAGATGTAGCGCTTGGAAGCATTAGGAGCCAACTACGAATCTATTATGCTGAATTTGGTTCTTATCCAGATGGACTTGGTGTTTCTGTGATTGAGGCGGATTGGGGGTATTTTCAACCGGGAGAGCTAACTGGCGCGTATTTCTCAGATGACTCCTACACCTATTCATTAATTACAGGTAACCTATATATGATAAGGTGCGCCGGGGGTAGTGTCCTTGATCATGACCGTACCCTGAACCAGGATGGAACTTTCGGTGAAACCACCAGATCTGGCAGCAGTTGGATAGATAACATTTTAGCCTGGCTTGGTTGGTGA
- a CDS encoding T9SS type A sorting domain-containing protein, whose amino-acid sequence MKKKDVLNGLILLSLSTLFSCYEIVSVDQPACIEPGSSFSVLLEVDSEHQIQEIGALAVMLPSGWSITDSILICFGGMIGSLYPAGESINAPPFERSGYQWHLFVGLDYLQHSNPDSLTYLNFNIQSTTVNPGLYITEYVIGVHNPGSMPSVQWYDQENCWNAQHVWVDMDLPPINNNIFVDPDGFDGNDGLTPATALRTILAAIFRINADSLNPRTITLADGEYSPSTNGDFFPVRMKAYVSVIGVSEEGVTLNPESNLGVFEITGVQNVSLESMTITNTNATDYLTDALIRVESADPSITNISMTGALASPIAWIYCQNASPTLTNLTFSENNSWASYGFIYIENAAGIGPVELANIRIINNYSNWCTGLSILGGEVSVNNLVITGNQGITGIGVWGGTGHIYIDSSTIAGNNKSVQYPQYSAGILIESGLYQMHINNSIIWNDSIPEINILGNESDSTIVYSAYSDIQGGQDSIYIGTDANANIQWLEGNIDADPLFCHPTGGDFHLAENSPCAGAGEDGVNMGAFDVGCTVGLKNDSHNPNHYALHQNYPNPFNPTTNINYSLPEHSAVKLAVFNILGQELMTLLNEVQQAGNYKVQWSGLDKSGTPASTGVYFCRLEAGDYRQTIKMIYLP is encoded by the coding sequence ATGAAGAAAAAAGATGTTCTAAACGGCTTGATTCTGTTGTCATTGTCTACTCTTTTCAGCTGTTATGAGATTGTTTCGGTTGATCAGCCAGCATGTATCGAACCGGGTAGTTCATTCTCGGTTTTACTTGAAGTAGATAGTGAGCATCAAATCCAAGAAATTGGTGCCCTCGCTGTCATGCTACCGTCAGGGTGGAGCATTACAGATTCCATCCTAATATGCTTCGGCGGCATGATTGGATCTCTTTACCCCGCCGGAGAAAGTATAAATGCTCCTCCATTTGAACGATCTGGTTACCAATGGCATCTGTTTGTAGGACTTGATTATTTACAGCATAGCAACCCAGACTCGTTGACCTATCTGAACTTCAATATCCAGAGTACGACAGTAAATCCAGGTTTATACATCACGGAATATGTTATAGGGGTGCACAATCCAGGATCCATGCCCAGCGTTCAGTGGTATGACCAGGAAAATTGCTGGAATGCGCAACATGTCTGGGTTGATATGGATTTACCTCCAATCAACAACAATATATTCGTTGATCCAGATGGATTTGACGGTAATGACGGTTTAACGCCTGCCACGGCATTGCGGACCATCTTAGCTGCGATATTCCGTATCAATGCAGACAGCCTGAATCCTAGAACCATTACGCTAGCTGATGGTGAGTACAGTCCCAGTACGAACGGAGACTTTTTCCCCGTACGCATGAAGGCTTATGTATCTGTTATTGGGGTCTCGGAAGAAGGGGTGACTTTAAATCCAGAATCCAACCTGGGTGTGTTTGAGATTACTGGAGTACAAAACGTATCTCTGGAATCAATGACGATCACGAATACAAATGCAACCGATTATCTTACTGATGCCTTGATTAGAGTTGAGAGCGCAGATCCCTCGATAACTAACATATCCATGACTGGTGCATTGGCTTCCCCTATCGCCTGGATCTATTGCCAGAATGCGTCGCCGACACTTACCAACCTCACGTTCAGTGAAAACAATTCCTGGGCAAGCTATGGTTTCATTTACATAGAAAATGCAGCGGGAATTGGTCCAGTTGAATTGGCAAATATCAGGATAATCAACAATTACTCTAATTGGTGTACGGGTTTGAGTATTTTGGGCGGGGAGGTCAGTGTTAACAATCTTGTGATCACTGGTAATCAAGGGATTACAGGTATCGGTGTTTGGGGTGGAACTGGACATATCTACATAGACAGTTCGACTATTGCCGGAAATAACAAGAGTGTTCAATATCCACAATATTCTGCTGGGATCCTGATCGAGTCAGGGCTGTATCAAATGCATATCAATAATAGTATTATTTGGAATGACTCCATTCCTGAGATTAATATTTTGGGAAATGAGTCCGATAGCACAATTGTTTACTCTGCATATTCTGACATCCAGGGTGGTCAGGATAGTATCTACATTGGGACTGATGCCAACGCTAATATACAATGGCTTGAAGGCAATATTGACGCTGATCCCCTCTTCTGTCATCCCACAGGAGGAGACTTTCACTTAGCAGAGAACTCACCTTGTGCTGGGGCTGGCGAGGATGGTGTCAACATGGGGGCTTTTGATGTGGGTTGTACAGTGGGGCTAAAAAATGACAGCCACAATCCGAACCACTACGCACTTCATCAAAATTACCCCAACCCCTTCAACCCAACCACAAATATCAACTATTCACTACCTGAACATTCTGCTGTCAAACTGGCTGTATTCAATATTCTGGGTCAAGAACTTATGACGCTTCTAAATGAGGTACAACAAGCAGGTAATTATAAGGTTCAGTGGAGTGGTTTAGATAAATCAGGCACTCCCGCGAGTACAGGTGTGTATTTCTGTCGACTTGAAGCAGGTGATTACAGACAAACGATCAAGATGATCTACTTGCCTTAG
- a CDS encoding rhodanese-like domain-containing protein, with product MRLILILTCTLLLFAFWSCESTEDAEDDFTNFELIQPVLETNTSAGAGKPISAQTLFDNMNDGNASNDYFVLSVRSAETYALGHIPGAINIYWRDVGNPTNLALLPTDQPILVYCYTGHTGQAVTTALVNLGYDAVNLKFGFMSWSKDATARVQSPFVEDVDGHDYTTETTATAGGDFALAEPEWISSQDAEEIIAAAADDCLTNRAPVTKAADLFANLNDGDATNDPQVVSVRSADTYAIGHIPGAINIYWKDIAKVESLKMIDPSKPVVVYCYTGHTGQIASTVLAILGYDATNMKHGMMSWSRDAAVRVQSPFTEDVDSHEFPITTGTNP from the coding sequence ATGCGCTTAATTTTGATACTAACATGTACACTACTGCTTTTCGCATTTTGGTCATGTGAATCAACGGAAGATGCTGAGGATGATTTCACTAATTTCGAACTCATCCAACCGGTGTTGGAAACCAATACCTCTGCAGGTGCAGGAAAGCCGATATCAGCTCAGACACTTTTTGACAATATGAACGATGGAAATGCCTCAAACGATTACTTCGTTTTAAGTGTAAGAAGTGCTGAAACGTATGCTTTGGGACATATCCCTGGAGCAATCAATATTTATTGGAGAGATGTTGGTAATCCAACTAACCTCGCTCTGCTACCCACTGATCAGCCAATTCTGGTCTATTGTTACACTGGGCACACAGGCCAGGCAGTAACGACTGCTTTGGTCAATCTTGGTTATGATGCCGTAAACCTCAAATTTGGATTTATGTCATGGTCAAAGGATGCAACTGCTCGGGTACAGAGTCCATTTGTTGAGGATGTGGATGGTCATGATTATACGACCGAAACAACAGCAACAGCAGGCGGTGATTTTGCTCTTGCCGAGCCTGAATGGATTAGCTCTCAAGATGCAGAGGAAATCATTGCTGCAGCCGCAGATGATTGTTTAACAAATCGCGCACCAGTTACCAAGGCTGCAGATCTATTTGCTAACTTGAATGATGGTGATGCAACAAACGATCCTCAGGTTGTGAGTGTTCGCAGTGCTGATACATATGCGATTGGACACATTCCTGGCGCGATAAACATCTATTGGAAAGACATCGCCAAGGTTGAAAGCCTTAAAATGATCGACCCCTCAAAACCAGTAGTAGTTTACTGCTATACAGGGCACACAGGTCAAATTGCATCAACGGTATTGGCCATTTTGGGCTATGATGCAACAAATATGAAGCATGGTATGATGTCCTGGTCCCGCGATGCAGCGGTTAGGGTTCAGAGCCCTTTTACAGAGGATGTTGATTCCCATGAATTTCCAATTACAACTGGGACCAACCCTTAG